The Deferribacter autotrophicus genomic sequence TTGCAGTTCCAATTAAAATGGCTGCCACAACCGAAATCCCAATGGAACTTGCATTCAACAAACTTCTCATTTTCTTATTTAATTTCATTTTTAATCCTTCGGCAATCCTTTACTTTTATAAATATCTATTGCAAACAAAACCCCGGTGCCAGGTTCATCAAAATGCAAAATTTTGTCAAGACCTTCTATAAACTCATCTAATCGATCATCTTCTACAGAAGTTATTATTGTTTTATTAGAAGCTTTACTCCCTATCATCAATTCTTTAAATGCTGCAAAAATGGGAATATCGTATACAAGAATTTTTCCCATTCCCACAGAATCAAATACGGTTCCCCCTGTTATACCAGCTTCTACCATATATTCAAGGACCTCTTCTAATAATTCAGTTTTATTTATCACTATAAAAACAAGTTTCATCAGTTAACCAAACATTTCTTTCAAAGTTTCAAAATGTATCTTAATAGTCTTCTCTAAATCTTCATCACTATGCGCCATAGAAACAAACATCGCTTCGAATTGACTGGGTGCTAAATTTACCCCTTTATCTAACATCTTATGGAAAAATTCTGCAAAGAGTTTTGTATCAGATTGCACAGCATCCTTAAACGATTCAACCTGACCATCTTTAAAAAACATACATGCCATTGACTCTATGCTGTTGAAAGCAAACTTTAAATTTAATCTTTTTAAATTTTCGCCAAAGCCTTCCCAAAGTTTGTTTGCTTTTGCCCTTAAATTATCATAAAAACCTGGCTCCCCTAAAATCTTTAATGTCTCAATTCCAGCAGCCATTGCCAAAGGATTTCCACTAAGAGTTCCTGCTTGATAAACTGGTCCAACGGGTGAAACCATCTCCATAATCTCTTTTTTACCACCGTATGCACCAACAGGTAACCCGCCTCCAATTATCTTACCAAGAGTGGTTAAATCCGGATTAATTCCGAAATACTCTTGCGCTCCACCTTTTGACAATCTAAAACCTGTAATAATTTCATCAAAAATCAAAAGAGCTCCTTCATTTTTACACAATTCCTCCAACTCTTTCAAAAATCCATCTTTTGGTAACACAACCCCCATGTTACCTGCAACCGGTTCAATAATAACGCATGCAATTTCACCTTTGTTTTCCATAAAAAGTTTTTTTACTGACTCAATATCGTTGTAATCGGCAATCAATGTTAATTTTGCAAATTCCTCAGGGACACCAGGACTGCTCGGCTGGTTAAACGTCAATGCTCCACTACCTGCTTTCACAAGCAAACTATCAGAGTGGCCATGATAGCACCCTTCAAATTTGATGATTTTTTTCCTATTTGTATATGCCCTCGCAAGTCTGATTGCACTCATAACAGCTTCAGTACCTGAATTTACCATCCTCACCATCTCTATAGATGGAACATAATCTACCACCAATTTAGCCAGCTCTAATTCCAGCTCCGTAGGCGCACCAAAACTTGTACCATTCTCAATCACTTCCTTTAACTTTTTTACAACCCTATAATCACTGTGACCTAATATTAAAGGTCCCCAGGAACAAACATAATCAATATATTCTTTACCATCTATATCATAAATTTTCGAACCCTCACCTTTCTTTATAATAACCGGTTCACCACCTACAGAACCAAATGCTCTAACAGGTGAATTAACCCCACCCGGAATAAATTTTTTGGATTCCTCAAAAATATTCATAACTCTCCTCCACTACTTTTTTAACTATTTTAACAGACCTTTCAAAATCATCAATATTATTATTTTCAAACACTAAAAACTTAGGAACAAAAAGTTTGAAAACCTTTTTAAAATCAAAGCTTCCCTTATCCACACTATTATGATCATCCCTAACACCAAAATTGTTATGAATATGATATTCATAAATATAATCTTTCAACTTTTCTACCCAATATTCCACAGAAACCTTTGAAAAAAGATTAAAATGCCCAAAATCAAAGCAAATCCCCACCCTCTTATCATCCATATTTTTCAAAATCTTATAAATCACTTCAGGGGTTTCTTCAAAAACATTTTCCAGTGAAATGGTAAAACTAGGGTTCGTCTCTTTCAAAATATTTAATAGCTCTCCACAAAACCTATCAACAAATTCATCTTCCATGAAAGCATAATGATATGGAATATAGTTATGATGCATTACAACATTTTCTACTTCCAAATATTTTACTGCTTCAATACTTTTAAGCAAAATTTGAAATGATAGATCCCTGACATATCTGTTTTTACTACCTAAATGAATATCAAAAAACGGTAAATGTACCGTCTTTATATTCTTTTTTAAATTTTTCACATTAATTTCTTTATCAATATCATCAAATTCAAGTGTTAGCTCAACATTTACATCATTTTCCAGAATATACCTTGTATATTTCTCAATTACTTTAAAAGGTATTCTAGCTAAATACAATTTAATACCCCACTTAGTTGCCACTTAAAAAAGTGGCAACTAATTTATAATAATTGATTTATTTCAATATCCCTATAAAAATTATTTATTTAATAATTAGTTCTCACTTTTTCAGTGAGAACTCCTACGTTTTTTTGTTGTATAAGAAAATTATATTATGTAATGAATTAAGAATGGGACAGAGGACTACAGTGGGAATAAGCTTAAAAGCTTCATATTTAGTCTGTCCCCCGTCCCGAAAGTCCCTATTGGTTGATTTGGCTATCAAGCCACTGTCAAACGGGAGTTTGGATTCGGGACTAAAATATTTTAAGTGAGGTTTGACATGAAAAATGACAAATTTGCTTTCTTTATAGGTGTTGATGTTTCCAAAGATAAGTTTAATTGCGCTATTATTAACAATAAGCTTGAACTTCTCAAAGAAGCTGAATTTCAAATGGACATTGATGGTTTTAACAGCTTCTATGACTTGATTAAAAAGTATGACTCCTCTATCATTGCTCTTGAATCTACTGGCAGCTATCACATTAACCTCTTAGCATCCCTTGTATCCAAAAAGAAAGATGTCTGTCTTATTAATCCAGCTCTCATCAAAAAATTTGCCCAATCCGTTACTCTCAGAAAAACCAAAACCGATAAAATTGATGCTGTTATCATTGCTAAATTTATAGCTAAGAATATTGAACATTTCAATTATTTTGCTCTTCCTGAGTCCAATGATATTATCGCACTTGCCAGGATGAGAGAACATATTACTCAGCAGATTGCAAGAGTTAAGACTCAGCTTAAACAGCATCTTACTGTAGTATTTCCTGAACTTGTGGCAAATGCCAATGTATTTACTCAATCCATTTTGCATATCCTTAAACATATGCCTACAGCTGAAATCATCAGGAATGCTAATGAAGATGATATTCAAAAGATTCTTGATGAATTGAAGTTTGCACATAAGTCAAATATTACCCCTCAGAAGCTCATATCCCTTGCTAAATCCTCCATTGGTATTTCCTCTGATATCTGGGCTACTGTCATCAAAGAAGATGTTGAAATGCTCATATTTCTTAATAGCCGACTTGATAATATTACGAAGGAATTTATTGATAAAATAAAATCTTCCAAAAAAGATGATATGGAGATTATTACTTCTATCAAAGGAATTAATGATATTACCGCTGCCCATTTTCTTGCAGAAATTAAAGATATAAACAGATTTGCCAACAAAGGTAAACTTGCTGCCTATGCCGGGATAGATCCTGCTATTAAACAATCCGGAAGTATGTATAGTAACGGCAGAATAAGTAAAAAAGGATCCCGGTCCCTTAGGCGTATTCTTTATCTTATGGCAAGTGGTGTTATGAAGTTTAATGAGTATTTTAGAGCGTATTATTTGAAAAAGAAGGAGGAAGGTATGCCTCATAGAAAAGCTATGATTGCATTGTGTAACAAACTTGTGCGTGTACTTTATGCCATGCTTACAAAAAAAGAGGTTTTTCATATGCCTAAATTATCTTAATAATTTTTAATATTTATAGTTGACTAATTAATTTCTTATAAAATTTCATTTTAGAATAAAATTCCAGAGCTGAAACCCGAATAAAACATTCCGCCAAATTATTTCCCCAACCAAATACACCATGGTTTCTCACAACAACTATATTAGTAGATGTAACTACCTTGCCTATATTTTCTGCCAATTTCATGCTACCACTTTTTCCCTCAACAATTTTAATTTCTCCTATAATTTCACCAAATTCATATTCATCAAAAGACAACTCTTCCTCAAGCGATGCCATCAATACAGAATAGAAAGAGTGTGTATGCAATATGGCTTTAATATTATCATTTTTCAAATAAATATTTTTATGAACAATTAATTCCGATGATGCATTCTCACATTTATCTTCATTCAAATCACAAACTATTATTTTACTATCATCGAGTTCGTCAAGCATTGTCCCTGTTGCGGTAATAAGGATTTTATTATTAGTTCTAACGGATATGTTTCCAAAAAATGATGTACACAACCCTTCCCCCACCACTTTTTTCCCGAATTTAATTATCTCTTTTTTTAAGTTTTCCATTCTTCAACTCCAACACTATATCTGCAATTTTAGTATCATGAATTCTATTTGCACTATAAATAATTGTTTTACCATTTTCTTTTGATTCTTTAAAAGATTTTTTTATCATTTCCTTACTTTTTTTATCGAGATTTGCAAAAGGTTCATCAGCCAAAATACATTCGGAAACAGCCAAAACAGATTTAATAAACATAACCCTCTTTTCCCCATCACTCAAATTAAATGGAGAATCATCTTTTCTTTCATAAATTCCTAATTTCTGCAAAATTTCTTCCGTTATACTAATATTTTTAACAATAGAGTTGATTTCTGAAAAAATATTTCTTTTACAAACAATATTTTCTACAAACTGAACTATATACCCCAGTTTTTCACAATGCAAATTATAACTTCCGATAAAATTTTCATCAACACCAGCAACTATATTAAAGAATGTCGTCTTACCAGACCCGTTCAATCCGTAAACAGCAATTATTTTATTCTTTTCTATAAATATGTTATCTATATCCAATATTTTTTTGCCATTTATTTTTTTTATAAGATTATTGATTTCAAGCATATATTTCATTTCAAATACAAAATTTCATCCGCATATTCATCCAACAAATCTTCATGAGTTGCAATTATAAAAAATTTATCGGAATATTTACTCACTGCATCCAAAATAGCATCTTTCACTTTTATAACTTCATTATCATCAAGCATTTCAAAAGGCTCATCCATTATAATTACATTAGAATCCAACGCTAATGCCATGTTTACAGCTATCTTTTTTAACTCACCACCAGAATATTCGCTGATATGCTTTGATAAATCCAAATCCAAATTCATTTGCACATCAACTACGCCCAAAAGATTCATTTCATCTTTAATAAATCCAGTAACAAAATTGAAGGATGAATTGGAGTGGATAAAATATTTTTTTAGAATTGTTTTGTTATTTTCACAACTTAAAGATACTTTTCCAGATTCAGGTTGATAATATCCGTAGATTAATTTTAATAAAGTACTTTTACCACTACCAACATCCCCTTTAACTAATAGAATATTATCAAATTCAGCCTGGAAATTAAAATTAGAAAAAATTCTTTTGTTTTTGTAGGAAAAAGTTAGATTATTTAGAAATAAAAAAAGAGGGCTTTTCACCCTCTTTTATCCTTGATCTTCAGTCTTTTCTGTTTCGCTAGTTTCTTTAGCTACTGGTGCTTCACCAGGTTTATCTACAAATTCAATAATTGCTAATCTTGCGTTATCCCCTTTTCTAAAACCGGTTTTGATAATTCTAGTATATCCACCTGGCCTGTTTTTAAAAATAGGAGCTATTTCATCAAATATTTTATGTACAGCATCCTTATTTGGTAATTTGCGCAAAGCCAATCTTCTTGCGGCTAAATCACCTCTTTTACCCAAAGTTATTAATGGTTCTACAAAACCTCTTAATGCTTTAGCTCTAGTTAAGGTAGTTTCAATTCTACCATTATTAACAAGTGATATTGTCATATTTCTAAGCATTGCAACTCTATGTGCAGTAGGACGCCCTAGCTTTTTTCCTGCTTTTCTATGACGCATTTTCTTCTCCCTCTACTTCTTTTTTCACATATCCCACAGCCTCTAAATCCATACCGAGGCTGAGACCTAATTCTGCAAGCACTTTTTTAATCTCTTCCAGTGACCTACGACCGAAGTTCTTTGTTTTTAATAGTTCAGCATCTGTTTTTTCACAGAGATCAGCAAGAGTTTTAATATTTGCATTCTTAAGGCAGTTATATGCTCTAACAGAAAGCTCCAACTCCTCAATACTCTTATCAAGAAGTTCTAAAATATATGTGTTATCTTCCTTCTCTTCTTCTTCCACTTCTTCATATACCGGTTCATCAAAATTAATAAAGA encodes the following:
- a CDS encoding P-II family nitrogen regulator, whose product is MKLVFIVINKTELLEEVLEYMVEAGITGGTVFDSVGMGKILVYDIPIFAAFKELMIGSKASNKTIITSVEDDRLDEFIEGLDKILHFDEPGTGVLFAIDIYKSKGLPKD
- the hemL gene encoding glutamate-1-semialdehyde 2,1-aminomutase; protein product: MNIFEESKKFIPGGVNSPVRAFGSVGGEPVIIKKGEGSKIYDIDGKEYIDYVCSWGPLILGHSDYRVVKKLKEVIENGTSFGAPTELELELAKLVVDYVPSIEMVRMVNSGTEAVMSAIRLARAYTNRKKIIKFEGCYHGHSDSLLVKAGSGALTFNQPSSPGVPEEFAKLTLIADYNDIESVKKLFMENKGEIACVIIEPVAGNMGVVLPKDGFLKELEELCKNEGALLIFDEIITGFRLSKGGAQEYFGINPDLTTLGKIIGGGLPVGAYGGKKEIMEMVSPVGPVYQAGTLSGNPLAMAAGIETLKILGEPGFYDNLRAKANKLWEGFGENLKRLNLKFAFNSIESMACMFFKDGQVESFKDAVQSDTKLFAEFFHKMLDKGVNLAPSQFEAMFVSMAHSDEDLEKTIKIHFETLKEMFG
- a CDS encoding sugar phosphate isomerase/epimerase family protein, whose product is MATKWGIKLYLARIPFKVIEKYTRYILENDVNVELTLEFDDIDKEINVKNLKKNIKTVHLPFFDIHLGSKNRYVRDLSFQILLKSIEAVKYLEVENVVMHHNYIPYHYAFMEDEFVDRFCGELLNILKETNPSFTISLENVFEETPEVIYKILKNMDDKRVGICFDFGHFNLFSKVSVEYWVEKLKDYIYEYHIHNNFGVRDDHNSVDKGSFDFKKVFKLFVPKFLVFENNNIDDFERSVKIVKKVVEESYEYF
- a CDS encoding IS110 family transposase; protein product: MKNDKFAFFIGVDVSKDKFNCAIINNKLELLKEAEFQMDIDGFNSFYDLIKKYDSSIIALESTGSYHINLLASLVSKKKDVCLINPALIKKFAQSVTLRKTKTDKIDAVIIAKFIAKNIEHFNYFALPESNDIIALARMREHITQQIARVKTQLKQHLTVVFPELVANANVFTQSILHILKHMPTAEIIRNANEDDIQKILDELKFAHKSNITPQKLISLAKSSIGISSDIWATVIKEDVEMLIFLNSRLDNITKEFIDKIKSSKKDDMEIITSIKGINDITAAHFLAEIKDINRFANKGKLAAYAGIDPAIKQSGSMYSNGRISKKGSRSLRRILYLMASGVMKFNEYFRAYYLKKKEEGMPHRKAMIALCNKLVRVLYAMLTKKEVFHMPKLS
- a CDS encoding class II aldolase/adducin family protein, with amino-acid sequence MENLKKEIIKFGKKVVGEGLCTSFFGNISVRTNNKILITATGTMLDELDDSKIIVCDLNEDKCENASSELIVHKNIYLKNDNIKAILHTHSFYSVLMASLEEELSFDEYEFGEIIGEIKIVEGKSGSMKLAENIGKVVTSTNIVVVRNHGVFGWGNNLAECFIRVSALEFYSKMKFYKKLISQL
- a CDS encoding ATP-binding cassette domain-containing protein, which codes for MKYMLEINNLIKKINGKKILDIDNIFIEKNKIIAVYGLNGSGKTTFFNIVAGVDENFIGSYNLHCEKLGYIVQFVENIVCKRNIFSEINSIVKNISITEEILQKLGIYERKDDSPFNLSDGEKRVMFIKSVLAVSECILADEPFANLDKKSKEMIKKSFKESKENGKTIIYSANRIHDTKIADIVLELKNGKLKKRDN
- a CDS encoding ABC transporter ATP-binding protein, whose product is MKSPLFLFLNNLTFSYKNKRIFSNFNFQAEFDNILLVKGDVGSGKSTLLKLIYGYYQPESGKVSLSCENNKTILKKYFIHSNSSFNFVTGFIKDEMNLLGVVDVQMNLDLDLSKHISEYSGGELKKIAVNMALALDSNVIIMDEPFEMLDDNEVIKVKDAILDAVSKYSDKFFIIATHEDLLDEYADEILYLK
- the rplQ gene encoding 50S ribosomal protein L17; the protein is MRHRKAGKKLGRPTAHRVAMLRNMTISLVNNGRIETTLTRAKALRGFVEPLITLGKRGDLAARRLALRKLPNKDAVHKIFDEIAPIFKNRPGGYTRIIKTGFRKGDNARLAIIEFVDKPGEAPVAKETSETEKTEDQG